A window of the Leptolyngbya sp. CCY15150 genome harbors these coding sequences:
- a CDS encoding 3'-5' exonuclease: MNVLICKSLFQSLVSLSGTEVKRANDFILKFQDNPAQPSLSLERITKTKNDNLWSARITQDLRAVIYKDGDTWALLHAGHHDAAYHWASNRNVELNNKTGALQIVEVVESVEEIVPRRESWQVGLFDAFEDDYLLSLGVPNDWLPVLRQLITADDLLNIIERLPEEVSERLLQLASGELVAPPVTPTSKAVAENADTQRRFITVKSQGELEKMLQAPLATWIGFLHPSQRRLVIGHFNGPVKVTGSAGTGKTVVALHRARHLARQGKKVLLTTFVNTLCDNLKHNLQLLCTPEELDNITVTSVASQASSVLGKAKQGCRAISDSDVKPLLELYRLPSCPLDIASIWQEWRLVIQPHGILTWDEYRSVSRKGRGTSLTVRDRRQVWQVLEKVLAHLDHEHKADWGHYFRQASDVLVAGLVNQGYDAVIVDEVQDLRPQELRFLATLAGDGPNRFMMVGDGGQRIYQGKFSLKSLGINVQGRSRTLKINYRTTEQIRRFADRITDLESDDLDGSRETRKGTVSLLQGPEPILTAFDSSEQQAQFVAKEVLNLTERGLLLSEIGIFARTRYLLSPVQEHLQSLQIPYTHLNSQDNESDLGVRLGTMHRAKGLEFKAVFAIDLSDNILPLPKALLEASDDEVKAESIELERHLLYVTITRARDFVYLCWQGNPTQFLVLPNVK; this comes from the coding sequence ATGAATGTACTGATCTGTAAATCGCTATTTCAATCCCTAGTTAGCTTGAGTGGCACAGAAGTCAAACGGGCCAACGACTTTATTCTCAAATTTCAGGACAACCCGGCCCAGCCCAGCCTCAGTTTGGAGCGCATTACCAAAACCAAAAACGATAACCTCTGGTCAGCGCGCATTACTCAGGATTTGCGGGCAGTTATTTACAAAGATGGTGATACCTGGGCACTGCTCCATGCTGGACACCATGACGCTGCCTACCACTGGGCCAGCAACCGCAACGTTGAGCTGAACAACAAAACGGGAGCCCTACAGATCGTCGAAGTCGTTGAGTCCGTCGAAGAAATCGTCCCCAGGCGAGAATCTTGGCAGGTTGGTTTGTTTGATGCCTTCGAAGACGATTACTTGCTGAGCTTGGGAGTGCCCAATGACTGGCTGCCCGTGCTGCGGCAGCTGATCACCGCCGATGACCTGCTCAACATCATTGAGAGACTGCCCGAAGAAGTCTCCGAACGGCTGCTGCAACTGGCATCAGGGGAACTGGTGGCTCCCCCGGTTACACCCACCTCCAAGGCTGTGGCTGAGAATGCCGACACCCAGCGCCGCTTTATTACCGTGAAAAGCCAGGGCGAACTGGAGAAAATGCTTCAGGCCCCGCTAGCCACCTGGATTGGGTTTCTCCATCCCTCCCAGCGGCGGCTGGTGATCGGACATTTTAATGGCCCTGTCAAGGTCACGGGTTCTGCAGGCACAGGCAAAACTGTCGTCGCCCTCCATCGAGCCCGGCACCTAGCCCGCCAAGGCAAAAAGGTACTCTTGACGACCTTCGTTAACACCCTGTGCGACAACCTAAAGCATAATCTCCAACTCCTCTGTACCCCAGAAGAGTTGGACAATATCACGGTCACCTCCGTAGCCAGTCAAGCCAGTTCCGTCTTGGGCAAAGCCAAACAGGGCTGTCGTGCCATCAGTGATAGCGACGTCAAACCTCTTCTGGAACTCTACAGATTGCCCTCTTGCCCCCTTGATATTGCGTCCATCTGGCAGGAGTGGCGCTTAGTCATTCAGCCCCACGGCATTCTCACCTGGGATGAATACCGTTCTGTCAGCCGAAAAGGACGCGGCACGTCCCTCACCGTGCGCGATCGCCGCCAGGTCTGGCAGGTGCTCGAAAAAGTTCTCGCTCACCTCGATCACGAGCACAAAGCCGATTGGGGCCACTATTTCCGCCAGGCTAGCGATGTTCTAGTTGCCGGGCTGGTTAACCAGGGCTATGACGCCGTGATTGTCGATGAAGTCCAAGACCTCCGTCCCCAAGAGCTCAGATTCCTTGCTACCCTAGCTGGCGATGGCCCCAACCGCTTCATGATGGTAGGCGATGGGGGGCAGCGTATTTATCAAGGTAAATTTTCCCTCAAGTCTTTAGGTATTAATGTTCAGGGGCGATCGCGCACGCTCAAGATCAACTACCGCACCACTGAGCAAATTCGCCGCTTTGCCGACCGCATTACAGACCTCGAAAGCGATGACTTAGACGGTAGCCGCGAAACCCGCAAGGGCACCGTCAGCCTACTTCAAGGCCCAGAACCTATTCTCACCGCCTTTGATAGCTCTGAGCAGCAAGCCCAATTCGTTGCCAAAGAAGTCCTAAACCTAACTGAACGAGGCCTTTTGCTATCTGAAATAGGCATATTCGCTAGAACTCGCTATCTTCTATCTCCAGTTCAAGAGCATTTACAGAGCCTGCAGATTCCTTACACCCATCTAAACAGTCAAGACAACGAGTCAGACCTTGGCGTCCGCCTAGGCACCATGCATCGTGCTAAAGGACTAGAGTTTAAAGCAGTCTTCGCCATCGATCTTTCAGATAACATTTTGCCGCTCCCTAAAGCACTTTTGGAAGCCTCCGATGACGAGGTCAAAGCAGAATCTATCGAACTGGAACGGCATTTACTTTACGTCACCATCACCCGCGCCCGCGACTTTGTCTACCTGTGCTGGCAAGGAAATCCCACACAATTTCTGGTGTTGCCCAATGTCAAATGA
- a CDS encoding Uma2 family endonuclease: MNAYTIDLSPIARLDATQFEQLCAANPEIKFERTPTGALVIMSPTGGETGNRNIEIAADFVIWNRQSKLGYLFDSSTCFKLPGGGDRSPDVAWVEKSRWDALTPDQRRKFPPLCPDFALELASPSDNLATLRAKMQEYLDSGLRLGWLINPQDQQVEIYRPQQPPDWVATPSTLSGETVLPGFELNLAWLWS, from the coding sequence ATGAATGCTTACACTATCGACCTCAGCCCAATCGCCCGTCTCGACGCCACCCAGTTCGAGCAACTTTGTGCTGCCAACCCCGAGATCAAATTTGAACGCACCCCCACCGGAGCCCTCGTGATTATGTCCCCCACAGGCGGCGAAACGGGTAACCGCAACATTGAAATTGCGGCTGATTTTGTCATTTGGAATCGTCAAAGCAAGCTGGGTTATCTGTTCGATTCCTCCACCTGCTTCAAATTACCCGGCGGTGGCGATCGCTCTCCTGACGTTGCCTGGGTCGAAAAATCACGCTGGGACGCCCTCACCCCAGACCAACGCCGGAAATTTCCGCCCCTCTGTCCTGATTTTGCCCTGGAACTCGCCTCACCCAGCGATAACCTTGCCACCCTCCGCGCCAAAATGCAGGAATACCTCGACAGCGGCCTGCGCCTGGGCTGGTTGATTAACCCGCAAGATCAACAAGTGGAGATCTATCGACCGCAACAGCCACCCGACTGGGTCGCAACCCCCAGCACCCTCAGCGGCGAAACCGTTCTACCTGGCTTTGAACTCAATTTGGCTTGGCTCTGGTCGTAA
- a CDS encoding DEAD/DEAH box helicase: MLNPIVYTEKVVSDFLRYQLTAYPFADTNLYEQMRNLLNLETTRSTPLLKGPYISLSRIFQQGTTVDDLIQLGIFHPFMKQLIPYPAVYGHQETAIRAIHQGKTTLVSTGTGSGKTECFLYPIISHCLNLRDQGAPDGIAAVIVYPMNALAEDQLGRLRGLLAGTGITFGMYVGKTPEQTSQASGLRLKPGTSRADYEAATARAQCEKRPDPVFPAEERVSREAMREKPPRILLTNVKQLELLLTRQRDISLFDNASLDFLVFDEAHTFSGANGAETACLIRRLRTFCGKSPTETVCIATSATIADPNTQTGLAVAQNFATRFFGVAKDQVALVGEQYQDDVWSPQRHLPQPLTADPATLLQYVLAAVEKDDAGPSVSHIYRQITGVSLDPHQWEDQLYDALAANELVYQLTVALHNPRHLTDLLRQLETIINRPITEEEALIWLALGAASRKDGRPLLRPVVHGFVRGVGGAVVTFPKDQDRPKLWLSAEDTAGTNQDDLYRLPVLTCNTCGQHYFSHWVADLKLTDKHPSGGQAHGDSILWEPLAAELEGDRLLLVDRLITQDDTDEDTAPRSHPRSTSPIHFCRACGTLHSETGDRCGSCGRKGKLVPLLAVRQNPKHPGMLASCVACQAAGRSSFGRYREPARPIRATTVSDVHVLAQNMLHHAERRRLLVFADNRQDAAFQAGWMQDHARRYRLRSLMYDQMSTGSISIGDLTARLDVLLDGDDDLSRSLIPEVWRVHRKEAEGLKHAEERKRFLRIQVLREITTGVKQRIGLEPWGRLHIDYRGLTTDLPFIQHWAPRLGLPAADLVNGIAALLDITRRNNILLDREGQIFSKKWKEGDFEIQRGYMPILVGVPRGLKLTRDAADNTSRVQQWLSPKGDTVPRQAARRWGVSPEDMDVFFQELWYCLKDELKLLVPSVLKNAWKQTLKGCDGVYQLDADKLRITPGQGVYRCNICRRAHPRPTPRMACITWRCDGTIAFEPESADDYDLRVLDEQFEMLRPEEHSAQVPYETRDRIERIFKGDGELINALVCTPTLEMGIDIGSLDSVLMRNVPPLPANYWQRAGRAGRRHRMAVNLTYARGASHDRSYFADPLRLLDGLIEPPKLNLRNTLMVGKHVRAAVLTTLHQMARTGHSTPQGDRDTIQTILETCFPGQVKNYLFDDSGFVRSEPLDVSSLTELIQTYAIALYKHVDQVFVQAWPEGDAMAVKEDELKRHIVSMGDELANVILTLWKRLQWAMGQLRRLSEERILKGALDPEDDALFRRCDRLVKRLKGQTLRKGSDAEGVDDTITYSVLAAEGFLPGYGLDGGHIQGTAQMPRSITWMSDFDLPRPPSVALREYVPGNLIYANGQRFVPRYFHLEPEDPTYFQVDIASEAIKEIGSGQQLSSSLSSASIKAVPMCDVDLSHQSNISDEEDNRFQMPVTILGYEQGRHSGGSAFQWKDQTVQLRRGVHLRLVNVGPANLVRTGDLGYTVCVVCGRSRSPFTSDHDLELFKTDHENRCRTKIEPVGFFADVIADALSLQDCENREVAYSVMEALRHGASNVLEMELEDLQILTIGHSGSEQVDVLLYDPMPGGSGLLEQLLAKWTAVVEAAILVVSDCTSRCQTACIDCLFNFRNAYYHRHLNRHTALKKLLQWEDILTQSHPIPANLPRHEEDDEHRPVNHAEALLQTMLRRAGFPDPIPQHSIDLGRPLGTTIPDFFYPDPTGIKEGVCIYLDGMSRSLHGNADRQAKDQAIRDELSNEGYEVMAIPAGDLDDRDRMAKYFFRLGRILLDRPKADAIRNSSDWFVTQPEVSTPAASPSDGSGNTDLQETLELFEPEWRSLIKALAQHGDIQVDSGSDVEVNGQVVGTYTAQICRGTALIYLVDARADDGDDLRSALAAQGKSVLTINPTSPQSIDTILQAL, from the coding sequence ATGTTGAATCCCATCGTCTACACCGAGAAAGTCGTCAGCGATTTTCTTCGCTACCAGCTCACCGCCTACCCCTTCGCCGACACCAATCTCTACGAGCAGATGCGAAACCTGCTCAACCTAGAAACTACCCGCTCCACCCCCCTACTTAAAGGCCCCTACATCAGCCTTAGTCGAATCTTTCAGCAAGGAACCACCGTAGACGATCTGATCCAATTGGGGATTTTCCATCCCTTCATGAAACAGCTAATCCCGTATCCCGCCGTCTACGGGCACCAAGAAACTGCCATTCGCGCCATCCACCAAGGCAAAACTACCCTCGTTTCCACCGGCACTGGCTCCGGCAAAACCGAGTGCTTTCTCTACCCCATCATTAGCCACTGCCTCAACCTGCGCGACCAAGGCGCACCTGACGGTATCGCCGCCGTCATCGTTTACCCGATGAACGCCCTAGCCGAAGACCAACTAGGCCGCCTCCGGGGGCTACTGGCGGGCACCGGCATCACCTTCGGTATGTATGTCGGCAAAACCCCCGAGCAAACCTCCCAAGCCTCCGGCCTGCGCCTTAAACCTGGAACCTCCAGAGCCGACTACGAAGCAGCCACCGCCCGCGCCCAGTGCGAAAAACGCCCTGACCCCGTCTTCCCCGCCGAAGAACGCGTCTCCCGCGAAGCCATGCGCGAAAAGCCTCCCCGCATTCTGCTCACCAACGTCAAACAGCTAGAGCTGTTGCTTACGCGCCAGCGGGATATCTCTCTCTTCGACAACGCCTCCCTAGACTTTCTCGTCTTCGACGAAGCCCACACCTTCAGCGGCGCAAATGGGGCAGAGACTGCCTGCCTGATCCGCCGCCTGCGCACCTTCTGTGGCAAATCCCCCACTGAAACCGTCTGTATTGCTACCTCCGCCACCATCGCCGACCCCAACACCCAGACAGGGCTAGCGGTAGCCCAGAACTTTGCTACCCGATTCTTTGGCGTGGCTAAAGACCAAGTGGCCCTAGTAGGCGAGCAATATCAAGATGATGTGTGGTCGCCCCAGCGCCACCTCCCCCAGCCACTCACCGCCGACCCCGCTACCCTGCTGCAATACGTCCTCGCCGCCGTTGAAAAAGATGACGCAGGCCCCTCCGTTAGCCACATCTACCGCCAAATTACCGGCGTCAGCCTCGATCCCCACCAGTGGGAAGACCAACTCTACGATGCACTAGCCGCCAACGAGCTGGTCTACCAACTCACCGTCGCCCTCCACAATCCCCGCCACCTCACCGACCTGCTGCGCCAGCTTGAGACCATTATTAATCGCCCCATTACCGAAGAAGAAGCGCTGATCTGGCTGGCCCTGGGGGCTGCCTCTCGCAAGGATGGACGCCCCCTGCTGCGCCCTGTGGTTCACGGCTTTGTACGCGGTGTTGGCGGTGCTGTGGTTACCTTCCCAAAAGACCAAGATCGCCCTAAGCTGTGGCTCTCCGCCGAAGATACGGCAGGTACCAACCAGGACGATCTGTATCGGCTGCCGGTGTTGACCTGCAACACCTGCGGTCAGCACTACTTTTCCCACTGGGTGGCTGACCTTAAGCTCACCGACAAACATCCCTCTGGTGGCCAAGCCCATGGTGATAGCATCCTCTGGGAACCCCTTGCCGCAGAACTAGAGGGCGATCGCCTGCTTTTAGTCGATCGTCTAATCACCCAAGACGACACCGACGAAGACACAGCCCCCCGCAGCCATCCTCGTTCGACATCCCCCATTCATTTCTGTCGAGCCTGTGGCACCCTTCACTCTGAGACGGGCGATCGCTGCGGTAGCTGCGGCCGCAAGGGAAAATTAGTGCCGCTGCTGGCGGTGCGCCAAAACCCCAAGCATCCAGGAATGCTCGCGTCCTGTGTAGCCTGTCAGGCCGCAGGGCGCAGCTCCTTTGGACGCTACCGAGAACCTGCTCGCCCCATCCGAGCCACCACCGTCTCCGACGTGCATGTGCTGGCGCAGAATATGCTCCACCATGCCGAGCGTCGACGGCTGCTAGTCTTTGCCGACAACCGCCAAGATGCAGCATTCCAGGCAGGCTGGATGCAAGACCACGCCCGCCGCTATCGCCTGCGCAGTCTGATGTACGACCAGATGAGCACTGGCTCCATCTCCATCGGTGATCTGACCGCCCGCCTTGATGTGCTGCTCGATGGTGATGACGACCTTAGCCGTTCCCTAATTCCAGAGGTGTGGCGAGTCCACCGCAAAGAGGCTGAAGGACTTAAACATGCCGAAGAGCGCAAGCGATTTTTGCGCATTCAGGTGCTGCGCGAAATTACCACTGGGGTGAAACAGCGCATTGGCCTAGAGCCTTGGGGCCGCCTACACATTGACTATCGCGGCCTCACCACCGACTTGCCGTTTATCCAACACTGGGCACCCAGGTTGGGACTGCCCGCCGCCGACTTGGTGAATGGCATTGCGGCACTGCTGGATATTACTCGCCGCAATAATATTTTGCTAGATCGTGAAGGCCAAATTTTCTCTAAAAAATGGAAAGAAGGCGACTTTGAGATTCAGCGGGGCTACATGCCTATTTTGGTTGGCGTTCCTAGGGGGCTAAAACTCACCCGCGATGCCGCAGATAACACATCCCGCGTGCAGCAGTGGCTCAGCCCCAAGGGAGACACTGTGCCCCGCCAGGCCGCCCGCAGATGGGGTGTCTCTCCAGAAGATATGGATGTCTTCTTTCAGGAGCTCTGGTATTGCTTGAAGGATGAGCTGAAACTGCTGGTGCCTAGTGTCTTAAAAAATGCCTGGAAGCAGACCCTTAAAGGGTGTGACGGGGTTTACCAACTTGATGCTGATAAGCTACGGATTACGCCTGGGCAGGGCGTTTACCGCTGCAATATTTGTCGCCGGGCCCACCCGCGGCCCACGCCGCGCATGGCCTGCATTACCTGGCGCTGTGATGGCACCATCGCCTTTGAGCCCGAGAGTGCTGACGATTATGACCTACGCGTGTTAGACGAGCAGTTTGAAATGCTGCGGCCCGAAGAACATTCAGCCCAAGTGCCCTACGAAACCCGCGATCGCATCGAGCGCATCTTCAAAGGCGACGGTGAACTGATCAATGCCTTGGTCTGCACTCCCACCCTCGAAATGGGCATCGATATTGGCTCCCTAGATTCTGTCCTTATGCGCAACGTACCGCCGCTTCCGGCCAATTACTGGCAGCGTGCAGGCCGTGCGGGTCGTCGTCACCGCATGGCCGTCAACCTCACCTATGCCCGAGGGGCCAGCCACGATCGCTCCTATTTTGCTGATCCCCTGCGCCTCTTAGATGGGCTGATCGAACCCCCCAAGCTCAATCTCCGCAACACCCTGATGGTGGGTAAGCACGTGCGGGCAGCGGTGCTTACCACGCTACACCAGATGGCCCGCACCGGCCACAGCACCCCCCAGGGCGATCGCGACACCATTCAGACCATCCTAGAGACCTGCTTCCCCGGCCAGGTCAAAAACTACCTGTTTGATGACAGTGGTTTTGTGCGCTCCGAGCCTCTGGATGTCAGCAGCCTAACCGAGCTGATTCAAACCTATGCGATCGCCCTCTACAAGCATGTTGATCAAGTTTTTGTCCAGGCTTGGCCCGAAGGCGATGCCATGGCTGTCAAAGAAGATGAGCTCAAGCGCCACATTGTCTCCATGGGCGATGAGCTAGCCAATGTCATTCTGACCCTGTGGAAACGCCTGCAGTGGGCTATGGGGCAGCTCCGGCGGCTCAGTGAAGAACGCATCCTCAAGGGGGCACTCGATCCGGAAGATGATGCCTTGTTTCGCCGCTGCGATCGCCTAGTTAAACGCCTCAAAGGGCAGACCTTGAGAAAGGGCAGCGATGCTGAAGGGGTTGACGACACCATCACCTACAGCGTTCTCGCTGCCGAGGGTTTTCTCCCCGGCTACGGTCTTGATGGCGGTCATATTCAGGGGACAGCCCAAATGCCCCGCAGCATCACCTGGATGTCAGACTTTGACCTGCCCCGTCCACCCAGTGTAGCCCTGCGGGAATACGTCCCTGGCAATTTGATCTACGCCAACGGCCAGCGCTTTGTGCCCCGCTACTTCCACCTAGAACCCGAAGATCCTACCTACTTCCAAGTCGATATTGCCAGCGAAGCCATTAAGGAAATCGGCAGCGGGCAGCAGCTCTCGTCCAGTTTATCTTCAGCGTCCATCAAAGCCGTCCCCATGTGCGATGTGGATCTGTCCCACCAGTCCAACATCTCCGATGAAGAAGACAACCGCTTCCAAATGCCGGTCACCATCCTGGGCTATGAGCAAGGGCGGCACAGCGGCGGTAGCGCCTTTCAGTGGAAAGACCAAACGGTTCAACTACGCCGAGGGGTTCATCTACGATTAGTCAACGTTGGTCCTGCTAACCTGGTACGCACCGGAGACCTAGGCTATACCGTCTGCGTGGTTTGTGGCCGCAGCCGATCTCCCTTCACCTCAGACCATGATCTAGAGCTGTTCAAAACCGATCATGAAAACCGCTGCCGCACCAAAATTGAGCCTGTAGGCTTTTTCGCCGATGTTATTGCCGATGCTCTCAGTCTTCAGGACTGCGAAAACCGTGAAGTGGCCTACAGCGTGATGGAAGCCCTTCGCCATGGAGCCAGCAACGTTTTAGAAATGGAGCTAGAAGACCTCCAAATCCTCACCATCGGTCATTCCGGCAGTGAGCAGGTAGACGTGTTGCTCTACGACCCTATGCCAGGTGGTTCGGGATTGCTAGAGCAACTGTTGGCTAAGTGGACAGCGGTGGTTGAAGCGGCCATCTTAGTGGTCAGTGATTGCACATCTCGCTGCCAAACCGCCTGCATCGACTGCCTGTTTAACTTCCGCAATGCTTACTACCACAGACACCTTAATCGGCATACAGCGCTGAAAAAACTGCTGCAGTGGGAAGATATCCTCACCCAAAGCCACCCCATCCCAGCCAACCTGCCCAGGCATGAAGAGGATGATGAGCACCGTCCGGTCAACCATGCTGAGGCGTTGCTCCAGACCATGCTGAGACGAGCTGGTTTTCCCGACCCCATCCCCCAGCACAGCATTGACTTGGGCAGACCTTTGGGCACCACTATCCCAGATTTTTTCTACCCCGATCCCACCGGTATCAAGGAAGGCGTCTGTATTTATCTCGATGGTATGAGCCGCTCTCTCCACGGCAATGCGGATCGCCAGGCCAAAGACCAAGCCATCCGCGATGAGCTGAGCAACGAAGGCTATGAAGTGATGGCTATTCCCGCAGGTGATTTAGACGATCGCGATCGCATGGCAAAATATTTCTTTCGCCTAGGCAGAATTTTATTAGACAGGCCCAAGGCTGATGCCATTCGCAATTCGTCAGATTGGTTTGTTACCCAACCGGAGGTTTCTACCCCTGCTGCATCCCCCTCAGACGGTTCAGGCAATACTGACTTACAAGAAACCCTTGAACTCTTTGAACCTGAGTGGAGATCCTTGATCAAAGCCCTGGCTCAGCACGGTGATATTCAAGTCGATAGTGGCAGCGATGTGGAAGTCAATGGTCAAGTTGTCGGCACTTATACGGCCCAAATCTGTCGAGGCACTGCTCTCATTTACCTGGTCGATGCCAGAGCTGACGATGGAGACGATCTGCGATCGGCCCTAGCTGCCCAAGGCAAATCAGTTCTCACCATTAACCCCACAAGCCCTCAGTCCATAGACACCATCCTCCAGGCGCTGTAG